DNA sequence from the Nesterenkonia lutea genome:
GTCCTTGGCCCGCAGCGGCCGGAGGAATGCCTCCGGACTGAGGTAGCGCTCCAGCTCACCGCGCAGCCGCGCCAGTCGGCGGGCGCGACGGCGCTTCGAGGCCACCGCGGCGATGCGCTCGATGTCCGCCTCGGTGACGAAGGGGGCGAGCTGGACCGTCCGCTCGTCGGGAACCGGCGGCTCGATCGTGGTGAGCACCAGATCTGTGGTCATGGCGGACCAGTCCGGGTCCACACGGGTCTCCACTGCAGTGACCTCGATGCCGGGTCCGAGCGACTCATCGAGCCGGGAGCGCAGCAGGTCATGGAGCTCGTAGTACCCCGGACACACGATGGTCGCGGTCAGGGCCGCCTCGGCGCGCCGGCTGCGTTCCAGACGTCCCCCGACATGCATCGCGATATAGGCGATCTCATCCTCACGGATGGTCACCTCGAGCTGCTCGGCGATGTCGCTGGCGATCGAGACCGCCACCTGAAAGATCATCGGATAGGTCGCCTTCAGCGACTTCGTCAGCGGGTTCCTCGACCAGGCCTGCTCGCGCGCCCGGTGGACCAGGTTCTGCACATGCAGACTCAGCCGACGGATGAAGTCGGCATGCGCGATGTCCACGAGGTATTCCTCCGCGGCGTGGCCCACCGCGCGGATCACGGCCTTCTCGACCTCGGCGTCCAGGGGCACCTGCGTGCCCGCGCTGCCATCGGAGGCCACGACTCTGGTCAGCACGAGTGAGGCCAGGTGGTGCAGATCGCCCTGGCCCAGCGAGACCCCGAAATGCTGTGAGGCGAGCGTGCCGATGACCCCGGCCAGCCGCTCCTGCTGAGCACTGGGCTGCAGGTGGGTCCCCTCCAGCGGATGTCCATGGCTGACCCGATCCGCGGCGATCGCCACGTGGAGGACCACGTCGGTGGAGGCGAACTCGTTGACGTAGTAGCCCTGTTCAGCCAGCTGCGCGGCCAGCGCGCGTTTGAACGGACCGAATGACTCAGCCTCCAGCGAGCCGAGTCCTGCCGCCCGGCGCAGTCCCTCTCCATCGAAGGATCCGCGCTCCATCTCCTCATGGGCGAGCTTGGACACCAGCCTCCGCTGAGCCAGCTCGTCGCCGCTGAGCAGGGCGCGCGAGCCCGTGCGCTGCACGGTGACGCCGGTCCCGGAGAGCAGCTCGCGCACCCGCACCAGATCCGCCTCCACCGTGGCCACGGAGACATAGAGGCTCTGCGCGGTGCGGCGCAGATCGATGCCGTTGCGCGACTCCAGCAGCTGGTGCACCAGCC
Encoded proteins:
- a CDS encoding BglG family transcription antiterminator; this encodes MSKRQEQLVNVLLREPDWITAGSLADLLGVTPRSVRSYIAQINARADDEPHAIESGPSGYRADRAALAALRSDSARTSTRDRLHGLVHQLLESRNGIDLRRTAQSLYVSVATVEADLVRVRELLSGTGVTVQRTGSRALLSGDELAQRRLVSKLAHEEMERGSFDGEGLRRAAGLGSLEAESFGPFKRALAAQLAEQGYYVNEFASTDVVLHVAIAADRVSHGHPLEGTHLQPSAQQERLAGVIGTLASQHFGVSLGQGDLHHLASLVLTRVVASDGSAGTQVPLDAEVEKAVIRAVGHAAEEYLVDIAHADFIRRLSLHVQNLVHRAREQAWSRNPLTKSLKATYPMIFQVAVSIASDIAEQLEVTIREDEIAYIAMHVGGRLERSRRAEAALTATIVCPGYYELHDLLRSRLDESLGPGIEVTAVETRVDPDWSAMTTDLVLTTIEPPVPDERTVQLAPFVTEADIERIAAVASKRRRARRLARLRGELERYLSPEAFLRPLRAKDEEDAIRQLSAPLIARGIIDEDYVSGTIERERLSSTAFTESLAVPHALTMTARRTALSIGIAESSIRWGEGRIQVVALAAFSESERDAFQTVFEQLVEVLSERDSLQRILRRGTDFGRFLDELAAVIDG